Proteins from a single region of Salvia miltiorrhiza cultivar Shanhuang (shh) unplaced genomic scaffold, IMPLAD_Smil_shh original_scaffold_305, whole genome shotgun sequence:
- the LOC131004003 gene encoding uncharacterized protein LOC131004003 — translation MGEEVWREVRRRGAGSNGADGMVTKQQNQKTQRFSKLWKDRDDNEAQRVTFFFNNIPEECSFDFLRRKFGSVREPIDIFCPRKRDKKGKPFGFVRFEDVEDREGLLEQLNKLWIGSYKIRVFKPRFEREMKVQGSKGKGIKSDAGRKPEKTKVVHAAKRMMGVSFKEVLTGSKEGESGSSDLLQFKTSDEETRWLDGAFTGFIKDEFLWEEINEEINSECAGKLKVTTMGGNLVLIRSVCDAPIEKILTEMDEWSDFWFQWKRKWNVVDVFQQRVVWTRWVGIPLHAWNPRFFELATAKFGRVLKMHEKTKEKEKLDVALIQISTGLRSIDQVTECCINGARFTFRIEEIHENPFSSMIGEPELEDSGSDVGWTSGEESMDPAAATIGDWNESGERGDDVSVLQEINVSSRSIQTVADTFVEETNYEGALAGGSKMLLNLVGAEGEGQPLVKDGQMDCHAFHSPNQILEEQNWADSQKIQEKSPTGGFTDVSLDGPGRSVCERGHTLMSTQAQGENRSAILERDRNSKGKKGREKKKNRVREKENWKHFISDLEPIDGSGEEEAEQEREGENEEGQETTVGEQISGQQIWDFGKKIGLSSRIPDEDVARQIEVQDETDRWNWNATTDGCFTIKSAYEFVAKTRQDQQVLPLEMAKVWKAPTPNKAKVTAWRCLRNRLATCDNLSRRNVQISVEERWCNACVSSEETTEHMFLHCPKAAAVWDQIFQWLDIKTAIPRDIFQHFISFIAAGKKKRERRLLKALWVGTVWLLWESRNGSRFQDKAWDIDRLVLQIKGRLWSWNEAYKIVENIQAIQTFVYKQYDIF, via the exons ATGGGAGAGGAGGTTTGGAGGGAGGTGAGGAGACGAGGGGCGGGGAGTAACGGAGCCGATGGGATGGTGACGAAGCAGCAGAACCAAAAGACTCAAAGGTTTTCGAAACTTTGGAAAGATAGAGACGACAATGAAGCACAAAGAGTTACATTCTTTTTCAACAACATTCCAGAAGAATGTAGCTTCGATTTTTTGAGGAGAAAGTTCGGTTCCGTGCGAGAACCGATAGACATCTTTTGTCCAAGAAAGAGAGACAAAAAAGGGAAgcctttcggttttgttcgcttCGAAGACGTTGAAGATAGGGAAGGTTTGCTGGAGCAGCTGAATAAGTTGTGGATTGGGAGCTATAAAATTAGGGTGTTCAAACCGAGATTCGAGAGAGAAATGAAGGTCCAAGGAAGTAAAGGGAAGGGAATCAAATCTGACGCGGGTAGAAAGCCGGAAAAAACAAAGGTCGTGCATGCCGCAAAAAGAATGATGGGTGTTTCTTTTAAGGAGGTGCTCACTGGATCAAAAGAAGGGGAGTCAGGATCTTCGGATTTGCTTCAGTTTAAAACTTCGGATGAGGAAACACGATGGCTAGATGGAGCCTTCACGGGTTTCATCAAAGATGAATTCTTGTGGGAAGAGATTAATGAAGAAATCAATAGCGAATGTGCTGGGAAACTGAAGGTGACGACGATGGGAGGAAATTTGGTGTTGATACGTAGTGTCTGCGACGCGCCAATAGAAAAAATTTTAACCGAGATGGATGAATGGAGTGACTTCTGGTTTCAAtggaagaggaaatggaacGTTGTGGATGTGTTTCAACAACGAGTTGTGTGGACGAGGTGGGTCGGGATCCCACTCCATGCATGGAATCCTCGTTTCTTTGAGTTGGCAACTGCAAAGTTCGGTCGGGTGTTGAAGATGCATGAGAAgacgaaagaaaaagaaaaactggATGTTGCTTTGATTCAAATATCCACGGGCCTTAGATCCATTGATCAAGTGACGGAGTGTTGTATTAATGGAGCAAGGTTCACGTTTCGCATTGAGGAAATTCACGAGAACCCTTTCTCTTCCATGATCGGAGAGCCGGAGTTAGAGGATTCGGGATCGGATGTAGGATGGACGAGCGGGGAGGAGTCCATGGATCCGGCAGCTGCAACCATCGGAGATTGGAACGAGAGCGGTGAAAGGGGTGATGATGTTTCGGTTCTCCAAGAAATCAACGTTTCGTCTCGTTCAATTCAAACCGTTGCAGACACGTTTGTCGAGGAAACCAATTATGAGGGGGCGTTGGCGGGAGGATCGAAAATGCTTTTGAATTTGGTTGGGGCAGAAGGTGAGGGTCAACCACTCGTTAAGGATGGGCAGATGGACTGCCACGCTTTTCATAGCCCAAATCAGATTTTAGAGGAACAGAATTGGGCCGACTCTCAGAAGATACAGGAAAAAAGCCCAACTGGTGGCTTTACTGATGTTTCTCTTGATGGGCCAGGAAGAAGCGTTTGTGAGAGAGGTCATACTTTAATGTCGACCCAAGCGCAAGGAGAGAATAGAAGCGCTATTCTGGAAAGGGATCGAaattcaaaaggaaaaaaagggagagaaaagaaaaagaatagagTCAGGGAGAAAGAGAATTGGAAACACTTCATTTCAGATTTAGAGCCAATTGATGGAAGTGGGGAGGAAGAGGCAGAGCAGGAAAGAGAGGGGGAGAACGAAGAAGGGCAGGAGACGACAGTTGGAGAGCAAATTTCAGGTCAGCAGATATGGGATTTTGGAAAGAAGATCGGGCTGTCAAGTCGAATTCCAGACGAAGATGTTGCTCGACAGATTGAAGTGCAAG ATGAAACAGACAGATGGAACTGGAATGCGACAAcagatggatgcttcacaatTAAGTCGGCATATGAATTTGTGGCAAAAACAAGACAGGACcaacaagttttacctttggagatggcaaaggtttggaaggccccaacaccaaataaagccaaggtgacggcatggagatgtcttagaaacagattggcaacatgtgataatttgagtagaagaaatgtccagatcagcgtggaggagagatggtgtaatgcatgtgtttctagtgaggaaacgacggaacacATGTTCCTCCATTGCccgaaagcagcggcggtgtgggaccagatctttcaatggctcgacatcaaaacggcaattCCGAGAGATATctttcaacacttcatttctttcattgcggctggaaaaaagaagagagaaagaagactgcttaaagctttgtgggtgggaacagtgtggttgctctgggaaagcaggaatggtagtcgttttcaggacaaggcttgggatattgatagacttgtcttacagattaaggggagactttggagcTGGAACGAGGCCTATaaaatcgtgga GAACATTCAAGCGATTCAGACTTTTGTCTATAAACAATAcgatatattttga